The following is a genomic window from Saprospiraceae bacterium.
CTTTGCCGGAACAACAGTCAAGGCAGAACTTGCCTCTCTTGTCAAAACTTGCTGGTTTACTCTTTCAAATTTTGCTCCTGACACAGAAACAGAACCGGCTGCTTCTCTTTTAAGAAGTCTTTCTGTTGCTGTCTCGATTTTGGCTCCCGTGATCTCAGCTCTGCTGCTGGCCGCTCTGGTCATGATTTTTTCAGTAACTGTTTCATACTGATCGGAAATCTCACATTTTGCATAACACTTTCCCGGTACTGATGGCATACCAGCCTCTGGCTGTGCCGATAGACCAAGAACAAAAAATGTAAAAACTCCAAGAAATAAAGTTTTAATGGTTCTCATAATGTAAATGTTTAGTTATTAAATTAAAAAATATATACTTAAAATTAAGCTTGCACATTAAATGTTACACTCCATTTCTGTTAAAGAAGAAATTTGAGATTTACCTAAAAATACTATATCATTAATGGGGTAATAATGATATAGACTAATAATCTGCTGATTTGTCACAAATGTACTATAAATATATATATTAATTAGAAAAATGTCACTATTATTTACTTATTCACTTACTATTATAGGAGTTTGGTTAAATTTTTATGTTTGAGTGGAAGTGAGGAGTCTGAATTTTAGGAAAGATGATTGAATGGTTTCTTCAATGACGAGAATTGAGTAAAATACTTTAATCAATAAAGCCTTGTACAAAGCGTAGCCGAAGCACTGCACTGAGTTAAGTTGAAGCGAAGGTACTGCGAGCAACTGCTCGTAGCCAGTACTTGATTAAGCCGGTCAAGACGATTTTTTAATAAAAATGTCTTGATCGGAACAGAAACCTCCCGAAAGCTCAAGCGTAGCTTGACACAGTACGGCGAAAAATATAATGCTGACTAAAATAAAATTTGCCATTTGAAGCCAAATGATAAAAGTTTAAACATACTCTAAAATCATAAAAATAAAATATATCTCCTCAATTCATTATTGATTCGAAATCACAAAGCACGGAATTAAGATGGAATGCCTAAGGGTTGCTTTTCGCTTTTTGGAGGGCAATTTCAGCATTTTTCATAAGCTCCTTATGGTAGCAGGCACCTTCCTTTCTATATATTACCCGACCTCTGCTATCAAGCCATAAGAGGGTAGGAATAGTGGTAATATCATAAATTAGTTTTAAATCAGGACCTTCATTTTGATCAACATCAACCTTATAGTTGATAAAGTTATCGTTAAAATATTGTGCAGTTTCCTGGTGGGTATAAACATCTCTTTGCATCAGCTTACATGGTGCACACCAGATCGCATTGATATCTAAAAAAACTGGTTTATTCTGACTTTTTGCAAAATCAAGCACATCACTCAATACTTTATCATTTTTGAAGTCAAAAGCGAAAACAATTTCACTTTCACCATTTGGTTCGGATGAGTGATCTTTTTTTACTTCACTCCCCTTTGAACTTACTTCAGTGTTTTTTGAATCCGATTCTTGCTTGGCAAGATTTTCTGAATTCTTAGGACTGCATGAAGTTACCAAAATCAAATTTACAAATACTAAAATCTTAATTAGATTCATTTTTTGCATGTGCAATATGTTAATTTATAAAAATGATACAAATATATAGTATTATATTATAATATGTAAAATTTTGAAAATGTTTTTTTTGAAATCAAATATATCGTTAATTCAATTTAAGTTCACAATACGATTTTATTCACTTACAGGGTTCACAATTATTGGCTAACTAACTACTCATGAAATTAGCATATGTATGTCTTTTATACATCGTTTATCACGGGACATATTTAAACGGACAGAATAAAGTTTTATTTTGTTATCCTAAACTTAAAAACGCAGGTGAATGATCATTAAGCTTTTTGTTCTTCCATTCATATAAATTAAGTACCATAAAAAGGTGCTGGAATAAACAGACAGACAAAATTAGTATAAGAGTATGTTTAAATTTTTATGTTTGAGCGAAAGTGAGAAAATTTAATTTTGGACAAGGCATATTTTGCAGTCGTAGCCGGAAGTTACGGCGAAAAATATAACGCTGCCTAAAATTAAATTTGCCGCTTGGAGCCAAATGATAAAAGTTTAAACATACTCTAAGCCGAAATTGCTGATTTTTGATGATATAATACTTATAGTAGTCAAAGAACGAACTTGTCCATCCCATTTTAAGGGTGACTGAATGGTTGCAACGCAAATTGAGTGAACGATTTCACTCAATAATGAAGGAACCACAAACGTCGGCTTGTGGACACATTTAGGGTGGGTAAATTTTAGAGGAATAGTAATCCATTAAAAACCTGTATGGGTATACTGACCAAAGTAGAAGGTAAATGGCCTTTGCATACAGATCTCATAGAATATATTTATAATAAATATAATGTACAACTTATGTCTCAATTACTTTGCCAATTAAACATGGTCATGCAAGAATAATTTCCAATTTTGGATTTTTTGCCAATTTCTTTATTATATTTGTGATTTTAAATCATGTTTTTGCTGCAATTTTAATCTTTTTAAATGGATACTGAGGAGAATGATAAAGTTTTTTATAAAAAAAAATGGAGAATTAAAGCAAATAGAATCACAATCACATGCTTCATGGATCAATGTTTATCCGCCATTTGAACATGGAGAATTGGATCGTTTGGCTGTAAGCCTTGATGTTCCACTGGATTTTCTGACTGACTCTTTGGACGTAGATGAGAGGTCTAGATTTGAAAAAGAAGACCATTCCACATTAATACTTATAAATAGTCCTATCTTAAACGAAGAAGGCAAAGATAGTGAAGCTATTTACATTACTGTCCCAATCGGAATTATTTTGACGGAAAATCAAGTGATCACTGTATGTTCTGATGAGAATCCTGTTCTGGACAAGTTTGAAGATAATAAAGTTAAAAATTTCAATCCTGGTGATAAAAATTTGTTTGTCCTTCAGATATTTGAGCAAAATGTTTACAGATTCTTGGAATGTTTAAAAAAACTTAACCTCAAGAGGAATCTTATCGAACGAGAATTGTACAATTCGAGTCGTAGTTCTGAACTCCAGCAACTATTGAGAATTGAGAAATCATTGGTATATTTTGTGAGTAGTCTAAGTACAAATGAACTGCTCAAAATGAAACTAAAACGGACAGATTTATTAAAGATTGGAAATGAAGAGCCTTATGCAGACTTGTTTGAAGACATTATCATTGATAATTCTCAAGCGTTGGAAATGTCCAATGTTTACACAAATATCTTAAGTGGAACGATGGAGGCATATGCTTCGATCATTTCCAACAATCTTAATGTCATAATTCATAAACTTACCATTGCTACGATCATATTATTAGTGCCTTCCATGGTGGCCAGCTTCTATGGTATGAATCTTGAATATCTTCCTTTCCGCAGTTTGAAATATGCATTTCCACTTATCATTATTATTTCAGTGTTTATGGGATTTGGTGTGGTCTATTATTTCTCCCGAAGGAAGTAATTACACCTTTTAGTGATGAGTTTTACTCGTATAAAAGTCAGCTCTACAACAATTATTCAAAATTTTCTTCATATATATTCTTGCGTTTTTCAGCTCTTTATTTTTACGCATTAAAAGTTATCCACATATAATGTAATATTTTTATGGTATAGTGGCCTGATATTTAATGTGTTGTAAAGTTATCCACATTGTGTGGATAACTTGGTATTTGATATTACACTTTTTTGTAATT
Proteins encoded in this region:
- a CDS encoding magnesium transporter CorA family protein yields the protein MIKFFIKKNGELKQIESQSHASWINVYPPFEHGELDRLAVSLDVPLDFLTDSLDVDERSRFEKEDHSTLILINSPILNEEGKDSEAIYITVPIGIILTENQVITVCSDENPVLDKFEDNKVKNFNPGDKNLFVLQIFEQNVYRFLECLKKLNLKRNLIERELYNSSRSSELQQLLRIEKSLVYFVSSLSTNELLKMKLKRTDLLKIGNEEPYADLFEDIIIDNSQALEMSNVYTNILSGTMEAYASIISNNLNVIIHKLTIATIILLVPSMVASFYGMNLEYLPFRSLKYAFPLIIIISVFMGFGVVYYFSRRK
- a CDS encoding DUF255 domain-containing protein — protein: MNLIKILVFVNLILVTSCSPKNSENLAKQESDSKNTEVSSKGSEVKKDHSSEPNGESEIVFAFDFKNDKVLSDVLDFAKSQNKPVFLDINAIWCAPCKLMQRDVYTHQETAQYFNDNFINYKVDVDQNEGPDLKLIYDITTIPTLLWLDSRGRVIYRKEGACYHKELMKNAEIALQKAKSNP